The nucleotide window ATTCCGCCCAAGAACTTTTCTAAACGCTCTTGCTCTTTCTTCAATTGAACTACTTCTTTCTTAGGAAGCACTTCAAAAGTTCCATCTTCAGACATTCTTTCGATGTTCTTAAGACGAGAGATACGCTTTTGGATTGTTTCGAAGTTAGTTAGAGTACCACCCAACCAACGTTGGTTAACATAGTACATACCAGAACGAGCTGCTTCTTCTTTAACAGAATCTTGAGCTTGTTTCTTAGTACCTACGAAAAGAACAGTACCGCCGTTACCAGCTAGCTCCTTCACGTAGTTGTATGCTTCTTCAACCTTCTTAACAGTCTTTTGAAGGTCGATGATGTAGATGCCGTTACGCTCAGTGAAGATATATTTCTTCATCTTAGGGTTCCAACGGCGAGTCTGGTGACCGAAGTGTACACCAGCTTCAAGCAGTTGCTTCATAGAAATTACTGACATTGTGTTTCCTCCTAATGGTTTTGATTTCCTCCGTTCAAATCATCTTTAGCCAGGAACTGACGAAACAGCACCATCTGGCCAAATCAATGAACGTGTGTATTAACACCATGAGATAATATAGCATAAAAAAAACTGACATTCAAGTTATTCTTGCGTTTTTTGCCGAAATTTAAGCAAAAGTTCTATTTCTG belongs to Mesobacillus subterraneus and includes:
- the rpsB gene encoding 30S ribosomal protein S2 gives rise to the protein MSVISMKQLLEAGVHFGHQTRRWNPKMKKYIFTERNGIYIIDLQKTVKKVEEAYNYVKELAGNGGTVLFVGTKKQAQDSVKEEAARSGMYYVNQRWLGGTLTNFETIQKRISRLKNIERMSEDGTFEVLPKKEVVQLKKEQERLEKFLGGIKDMKGLPDALFIIDPRKERIAVAEARKLNIPIVGIVDTNCDPDEIDVVIPANDDAIRAVKLLTSKMADAIIEAKQGEETTEAVEA